In one Umezawaea sp. Da 62-37 genomic region, the following are encoded:
- a CDS encoding methionine--tRNA ligase, with amino-acid sequence MRRLSRYQERVEELVADEVIRVEPLSRKKEVLAFVRSGLDDSSVSRSTARARGWGISVPGDPGQVVYVWFDALANYITAPGYGTDDAGYRYWWDGADERVHVIGKGIIRFHAVYWPAMLLSAGLRPPTTIFVHEYLIAGGEKISKSLGNAEDPADIVAAHGSDAVRWWLLREVARAGDTDYTAERLVARANEDLANNIGNLVNRTATMIAKFGPAIGHDPRATDLRAARAEATGTIDRALADFDFRRAVEAVTRIATEANRHIQTTKPWALAKQGSPELPAVLGELLTTCREIADHLTPFLPAAAARIMAQCAGAPIAPVFLRL; translated from the coding sequence GTGCGCCGGTTGAGCCGGTACCAGGAGCGGGTCGAGGAGTTGGTCGCCGACGAAGTGATCCGGGTGGAACCGCTGTCCCGCAAGAAGGAGGTGCTGGCGTTCGTCCGATCAGGACTGGACGACTCCAGCGTCAGCCGCAGCACGGCCCGCGCCCGAGGGTGGGGCATCTCGGTGCCGGGCGATCCGGGCCAGGTGGTCTACGTCTGGTTCGACGCGCTCGCCAACTACATCACCGCGCCGGGATACGGCACCGACGACGCGGGCTACCGGTACTGGTGGGACGGCGCCGACGAGCGGGTGCACGTGATCGGCAAGGGGATCATCCGGTTCCACGCCGTGTACTGGCCCGCGATGCTGCTGTCCGCCGGGCTCCGGCCGCCGACGACGATCTTCGTGCACGAGTACCTGATCGCGGGCGGCGAGAAGATCAGCAAGTCCCTCGGCAACGCCGAGGACCCGGCCGACATCGTCGCCGCCCACGGCTCCGACGCCGTCCGCTGGTGGCTGCTGCGCGAGGTCGCGCGGGCGGGCGACACCGACTACACCGCCGAACGACTCGTGGCCCGCGCCAACGAGGACTTGGCCAACAACATCGGCAACCTGGTCAACCGCACCGCCACCATGATCGCCAAGTTCGGCCCCGCCATCGGCCACGATCCACGCGCGACAGACCTCCGCGCGGCCCGTGCGGAGGCCACGGGCACGATCGACCGGGCGTTGGCGGACTTCGACTTCCGGCGCGCGGTCGAGGCGGTCACCCGGATCGCCACCGAGGCCAACCGCCACATCCAGACCACCAAGCCGTGGGCGCTGGCGAAGCAGGGGAGTCCGGAGCTGCCCGCCGTGCTGGGCGAGCTGCTCACGACGTGCCGCGAGATCGCCGACCACCTGACACCGTTCCTGCCCGCAGCGGCCGCCCGGATCATGGCGCAGTGCGCCGGGGCGCCGATCGCTCCGGTGTTCCTGCGGCTGTGA
- a CDS encoding glycosyl hydrolase produces MRSTRPRLAAFAAALIAAAAIAVILPPAANAVAVGAGSYDTERPAGTVGPSNSDGAPVTPKVTSRMAGQPVPTNEWWSSLVWQRYAGNPYGENLYAHPMSFHAAAQGLGVGYPNTAAVVSNGTAYEMAHRDDLFVGVSGLNAPGVAVDGWSDWTVSPLWTGGGRTLRATIGHGLPYVFAEATGGTARVGFNATATVWSNTTPGVLGVTINGHDYAAFSPSAWTVSGSEATSSAAFFSVALLPSRDALALFQKYAFSFVTDTKVAWSYNAATAQSSATYSATTVARQGTQTGTLQALYRHQWLNSTDAVTAHRYASPRGEMRLREGGSFTTRQAFSGVLPALPLSSQADTSRLRSEIDAELNAADPWKGATDTYWTGKALNRLSNLARIANQIGYTAGRDRLITLVRDRLSDWLTATPGEAGRHFAYDSTWDTLIGYPASFGSDSELNDHHFHYGYYVLAAAVVAQHDPAWAADARYGGMVKLLVKDANNYDRSESRFPFLRTFDAYAGQNWASGHQGFAAGNNEESSSESMMFATAAVLFGQATGDNALRDAGIYLYTTQQSAIGQYWFNKDNAVFPVAFPHSTVGIVWGNGGAYSTWWTANPEEIHGINMLPITGGSLYHGAWKADIIQNINEMRANNGGTEVEWKDVITEFLAIADPAQALANYGGGLEPEAGDSRPHAYHWITSLNTYGTPDHSVTANVPTYAVLNKGGAKTYVAYNAGATAATVTFSDGQALSVPAASTGWRGPAGSGVDSGTGGTTTPPTTTTTTTTTTTTTTPPSGSRNAYAAIQAESFDGQNGVVTETTTDTDAGQNIAALRNGDWALFRGVDFGSATGRQFSARVASGAADGVSGLVEVRTGSPTGTVLASFALANTGGWQTWRTVPANMSALTGKQDVYLTFTSGQPADFVNVNWFSFGQ; encoded by the coding sequence GTGCGTTCCACCCGACCACGCCTGGCCGCGTTCGCCGCGGCCTTGATCGCGGCCGCCGCGATAGCCGTCATCCTGCCGCCCGCCGCCAACGCGGTCGCGGTCGGCGCGGGCAGCTACGACACCGAACGACCCGCGGGAACCGTCGGCCCGTCGAACTCCGACGGCGCGCCCGTGACGCCGAAGGTCACCTCGCGGATGGCGGGCCAGCCGGTGCCGACCAACGAGTGGTGGTCGTCGCTGGTCTGGCAGCGCTACGCGGGCAACCCGTACGGCGAGAACCTCTACGCGCACCCGATGTCGTTCCACGCCGCGGCCCAGGGCCTCGGTGTCGGCTACCCGAACACGGCGGCGGTCGTCTCCAACGGCACCGCCTACGAGATGGCGCACCGCGACGACCTGTTCGTCGGCGTCTCCGGCCTCAACGCGCCCGGTGTGGCGGTCGACGGCTGGTCGGACTGGACCGTCAGTCCACTGTGGACCGGAGGTGGGCGCACCCTGCGCGCCACCATCGGCCACGGCCTGCCGTACGTGTTCGCGGAGGCGACCGGCGGCACCGCCCGCGTCGGCTTCAACGCGACCGCGACGGTGTGGAGCAACACGACTCCCGGCGTGCTCGGGGTGACGATCAACGGCCACGACTACGCGGCGTTCTCGCCCAGCGCGTGGACCGTCTCCGGATCGGAGGCGACCTCGTCCGCGGCGTTCTTCTCGGTGGCGCTGCTGCCGTCGCGCGACGCGCTCGCGCTGTTCCAGAAGTACGCGTTCTCCTTCGTCACCGACACCAAGGTGGCGTGGTCCTACAACGCGGCCACCGCGCAGTCGTCGGCGACCTACTCCGCGACCACGGTCGCGCGGCAGGGCACCCAGACCGGCACGCTCCAGGCGCTCTACCGCCACCAGTGGCTGAACTCGACCGACGCGGTCACCGCACACCGCTACGCCTCGCCGCGCGGTGAGATGCGGCTGCGCGAGGGCGGCTCGTTCACGACGAGGCAGGCGTTCAGCGGCGTGCTGCCCGCGCTGCCGCTGTCCAGCCAGGCCGACACCTCGCGGCTGCGCTCCGAGATCGACGCCGAGTTGAACGCCGCGGACCCGTGGAAGGGCGCGACGGACACCTACTGGACCGGCAAGGCGCTCAACCGGCTGTCGAACCTGGCCCGGATCGCTAACCAGATCGGCTACACCGCGGGCCGCGACCGGCTGATCACGCTGGTGCGCGACCGGCTCAGCGACTGGCTCACCGCCACGCCGGGGGAGGCGGGCAGGCACTTCGCCTACGACTCGACGTGGGACACCCTGATCGGCTACCCGGCGTCGTTCGGCTCCGACAGCGAGCTCAACGACCACCACTTCCACTACGGCTACTACGTCCTGGCCGCGGCCGTCGTCGCGCAGCACGACCCGGCGTGGGCGGCGGACGCCCGCTACGGCGGCATGGTCAAGCTGCTCGTCAAGGACGCCAACAACTACGACCGCTCCGAGAGCCGGTTCCCGTTCCTGCGCACGTTCGACGCCTACGCGGGCCAGAACTGGGCGTCCGGGCACCAGGGGTTCGCGGCGGGCAACAACGAGGAGTCGTCCTCGGAGTCGATGATGTTCGCGACCGCCGCGGTGCTGTTCGGCCAGGCGACCGGCGACAACGCCCTGCGCGACGCGGGCATCTACCTGTACACGACCCAGCAATCGGCCATCGGGCAGTACTGGTTCAACAAGGACAACGCGGTGTTCCCGGTGGCTTTCCCGCACAGCACGGTCGGCATCGTGTGGGGCAACGGCGGCGCGTACAGCACGTGGTGGACGGCGAACCCGGAGGAGATCCACGGCATCAACATGCTGCCGATCACCGGCGGCTCGCTCTACCACGGGGCGTGGAAGGCCGACATCATCCAGAACATCAACGAGATGCGGGCCAACAACGGCGGCACGGAGGTGGAGTGGAAGGACGTCATCACCGAGTTCCTCGCCATCGCCGACCCGGCGCAGGCGCTGGCGAACTACGGGGGCGGGTTGGAACCGGAGGCCGGTGACTCCCGGCCGCACGCCTACCACTGGATCACCTCGCTCAACACCTACGGCACGCCCGACCACTCGGTCACCGCGAACGTCCCGACCTACGCGGTGCTGAACAAGGGCGGCGCGAAGACGTACGTGGCCTACAACGCGGGCGCGACCGCGGCGACGGTGACGTTCTCCGACGGCCAGGCGCTGTCCGTCCCGGCGGCGTCGACCGGTTGGCGCGGCCCGGCGGGTTCCGGCGTCGACTCGGGCACGGGCGGCACCACGACACCGCCGACCACCACCACGACCACCACGACGACGACCACCACGACCACGCCGCCGTCGGGCAGCCGCAACGCGTACGCGGCCATCCAGGCGGAGTCGTTCGACGGGCAGAACGGCGTGGTCACCGAGACCACGACCGACACCGACGCGGGGCAGAACATCGCCGCGCTCCGCAACGGCGACTGGGCGCTGTTCCGGGGAGTCGACTTCGGCTCCGCCACCGGGCGGCAGTTCAGCGCGCGCGTCGCCAGCGGTGCCGCCGACGGCGTGAGCGGCCTGGTCGAGGTCCGCACGGGCAGCCCCACGGGGACCGTGCTCGCCTCGTTCGCGCTCGCCAACACCGGTGGCTGGCAGACGTGGCGCACGGTGCCCGCGAACATGTCCGCGCTGACCGGCAAGCAGGACGTGTACCTGACCTTCACGAGCGGGCAACCGGCCGACTTCGTCAACGTCAACTGGTTCTCGTTCGGGCAGTAA
- a CDS encoding DUF1996 domain-containing protein produces MRRRLRGVIGATATTIAVLAIGVVVSYQPAGAGPQHGSHPGAVDQQQAQAIKDQVGALGVSEFRVACTSSHRAGNDPIVFPGQTGVSHVHEFFGNRSTNANSTITSLKAATTNCNPVADLSAYWVPTLYKNGQPVAPESVTVYYQGIHDMAQAKAPPQGLRYVVGNSKAVSPAENPSARWSCTTQSPSSPDFLNCPAGTKLETYLDFPTCWDGRNLDSANHRDHVVFWAGSCPSTHPVVLPRLELLITYPVNGGGLSLGGTVNGVNTTTAPGYTFHGDFMNAWDANELQRRMTNCINPGRKCGTDGNPA; encoded by the coding sequence ATGCGCAGGAGGCTACGAGGAGTCATCGGGGCCACGGCCACGACGATCGCGGTGCTCGCGATCGGCGTGGTCGTGTCCTACCAGCCCGCGGGAGCGGGGCCGCAGCACGGCAGCCACCCCGGTGCCGTCGACCAGCAACAGGCCCAGGCCATCAAGGACCAGGTCGGGGCCTTGGGCGTCTCGGAGTTCCGGGTCGCCTGCACCAGCAGCCACCGGGCGGGCAACGACCCGATCGTCTTCCCCGGTCAGACCGGCGTCTCGCACGTCCACGAGTTCTTCGGCAACCGGTCGACGAACGCGAACTCCACGATCACGTCGCTCAAGGCCGCGACGACGAACTGCAACCCGGTCGCCGACCTGTCGGCGTACTGGGTGCCGACGCTGTACAAGAACGGCCAGCCGGTCGCGCCGGAGAGCGTGACGGTCTACTACCAGGGCATCCACGACATGGCGCAGGCCAAGGCGCCGCCGCAGGGCCTGCGGTACGTGGTGGGCAACAGCAAGGCGGTCAGCCCCGCCGAGAACCCGTCCGCGCGCTGGTCGTGCACCACGCAGAGCCCGTCGAGCCCCGACTTCCTGAACTGCCCGGCGGGTACGAAGCTGGAGACCTACCTGGACTTCCCGACCTGCTGGGACGGCCGGAACCTGGACTCCGCGAACCACCGCGACCACGTGGTGTTCTGGGCGGGCAGCTGCCCGAGCACCCACCCGGTCGTGCTGCCCCGGCTCGAACTGCTGATCACCTACCCGGTGAACGGCGGCGGCCTCTCGCTCGGCGGGACGGTCAACGGGGTCAACACGACGACCGCACCCGGTTACACGTTCCACGGCGACTTCATGAACGCCTGGGACGCGAACGAGCTCCAGCGCCGGATGACCAACTGCATCAACCCCGGCCGCAAGTGCGGCACGGACGGCAACCCCGCCTGA
- a CDS encoding DUF2238 domain-containing protein yields MEREPLVQVGLVVAAVAVSAIGPKSYGTWLLEVAPILIALPILVLTHRRFPLTRLTRWLVVGHAVVLAVGGHYTYAEVPVGFRVRDLFELQRNPYDRFAHLVQGFVPAIVVRELLLRRTPLRRGRWLFALVTATCLGISAAYELLEWAGAVVGGDSAEDFLGTQGDVWDSQWDMLLALLGALSAQLALGRVHDRQLSRMPMAKLSVP; encoded by the coding sequence ATGGAACGCGAACCGCTCGTCCAGGTGGGGCTCGTCGTGGCCGCGGTGGCGGTGTCCGCCATCGGACCGAAGAGCTACGGCACGTGGCTGCTGGAGGTGGCGCCGATCCTCATCGCGCTGCCGATCCTCGTGCTGACCCACCGCCGGTTCCCGCTGACCCGGCTCACCCGCTGGCTGGTCGTCGGCCACGCCGTCGTGCTGGCCGTCGGCGGCCACTACACCTACGCCGAGGTCCCCGTCGGGTTCCGGGTGCGGGACCTGTTCGAACTCCAGCGCAACCCCTACGACCGGTTCGCCCACCTGGTCCAGGGGTTCGTGCCCGCGATCGTCGTTCGCGAACTCCTGCTGCGCCGAACGCCGCTGCGCCGGGGCCGCTGGCTGTTCGCCCTGGTCACCGCGACCTGCCTCGGGATCAGCGCCGCCTACGAGCTGCTGGAGTGGGCCGGGGCCGTCGTCGGCGGCGACTCGGCGGAGGACTTCCTTGGCACGCAAGGGGATGTGTGGGACAGCCAGTGGGACATGCTGCTTGCCCTACTGGGTGCCCTCAGCGCACAGTTGGCGCTGGGTCGGGTGCACGACCGGCAGCTCTCGCGGATGCCGATGGCGAAACTGTCGGTGCCATAA
- a CDS encoding DUF6319 family protein, translating into MAQGSLSPQDLDHLRAELAEGRQPAVWFTSAAVGVEAGRSAKVISFTEPEEGDFIQVRPTGDRDEISFSPAELTTEKPARKKAPAPKPPVKEEEEPPKPVEIEHVYTPAPPPVVEKPKPAPVKAAPVARKGAKPAEVTITLTSTIEGEWAAEVLVGVKRTLRQATLTPSAVAQAAKLLHPEVAAAVDAVLNAARETHLARVEQLRAELEVAQRALDELSG; encoded by the coding sequence ATGGCACAGGGCTCGTTGTCACCGCAGGATCTCGACCACCTGCGCGCGGAGCTCGCCGAGGGGCGCCAGCCCGCTGTCTGGTTCACCTCGGCCGCGGTCGGGGTTGAGGCCGGGCGCTCGGCGAAGGTGATCTCGTTCACCGAACCCGAGGAGGGCGACTTCATCCAGGTCCGCCCGACGGGCGACCGGGACGAGATCTCGTTCTCCCCGGCCGAGTTGACCACCGAGAAGCCCGCGCGCAAGAAGGCGCCCGCGCCCAAGCCGCCGGTCAAGGAGGAGGAAGAACCGCCGAAGCCGGTGGAGATCGAGCACGTCTACACGCCCGCTCCGCCGCCCGTGGTGGAGAAGCCCAAGCCCGCCCCGGTCAAGGCCGCTCCGGTCGCCCGCAAGGGGGCGAAGCCCGCCGAGGTCACCATCACGCTCACGTCGACCATCGAGGGCGAGTGGGCGGCCGAGGTCCTCGTCGGCGTCAAGCGCACGCTGAGGCAGGCGACCCTGACCCCGAGCGCCGTGGCTCAGGCCGCGAAACTCCTCCACCCGGAGGTCGCCGCGGCGGTCGACGCCGTGCTCAACGCGGCCCGTGAAACCCATCTCGCGCGGGTGGAACAGCTGCGGGCTGAGCTGGAAGTGGCCCAGCGCGCATTGGATGAGCTGTCCGGCTGA
- a CDS encoding alpha/beta fold hydrolase has translation MPRRHHAALLLPLVVITALSACSAGPSIRPVIAVRGDSGTPTEAAPSGQQPVPDLEDGKDSGLKWQECTDPTVVRLGPNAPRGGSFQCARLTSVLDAPSRPGRGSLSVSVLKAGTGKSPLVVVSDPDGEPGTLKAARLASSLPPEVLTRFTLIGVDRRGTGNSDGVTCVPETARLDIVEFDPAATDNADLRGAITTASQECVLDLENRLTAMDSWRAAADLEKLREALGVGKLNAIGVGDGSRVLTLYASRFPTRVGRMVFDGAPDPTLDAIGAAEAKAVAAEATFDAFAKDCAVRGCALGANAKQEFTALLDQLRGSNQRVLGIRVTPGTASQAVLLGLADRARWPQLADAIVAAKAGDATALISLVEPLVADVNENPPRLDAALVTGCNDTSTRIPPDRVTVLTTDWREKHPLFGALYAQRLLLCASFPVPSPLKVPTLNGAPPILVISTATDPVTPQQGTERAAGQLPAGVVVGWQGGGHGALGLSQCATTAAKDFLIDAKVPANGTVCPP, from the coding sequence GTGCCGCGTCGGCACCACGCCGCCCTGCTGCTGCCGCTGGTCGTGATCACCGCGTTGAGCGCGTGCAGCGCCGGACCGTCGATCCGCCCGGTGATCGCCGTGCGCGGCGACAGCGGGACGCCCACCGAGGCCGCGCCGTCGGGCCAGCAGCCCGTGCCGGACCTCGAGGACGGCAAGGACAGCGGCCTGAAGTGGCAGGAGTGCACGGACCCCACCGTGGTCCGGCTCGGCCCCAACGCTCCGCGGGGCGGCTCGTTCCAGTGCGCGCGCCTGACGTCCGTGCTCGACGCGCCGAGCAGGCCCGGCCGCGGCAGCCTCAGCGTCTCGGTGCTCAAGGCGGGCACCGGCAAGAGCCCGCTGGTCGTCGTCAGCGACCCCGACGGCGAACCCGGCACCCTCAAGGCCGCCAGGCTCGCCTCCTCGCTGCCGCCCGAGGTGCTCACCAGGTTCACCCTCATCGGCGTCGACCGGCGCGGCACCGGCAACTCCGACGGCGTCACCTGCGTCCCCGAGACCGCCCGCCTCGACATCGTCGAGTTCGACCCGGCCGCCACCGACAACGCGGACCTGCGCGGCGCCATCACCACCGCCAGCCAGGAATGCGTGCTCGACCTGGAGAACCGGCTGACCGCGATGGACTCCTGGCGCGCGGCCGCCGACCTGGAGAAGCTGCGCGAGGCGCTCGGCGTCGGCAAGCTCAACGCCATCGGCGTCGGCGACGGCTCCAGGGTCCTCACCCTGTACGCGAGCCGCTTCCCGACCCGCGTCGGCCGCATGGTCTTCGACGGCGCCCCCGACCCCACCCTGGACGCGATCGGCGCCGCCGAGGCCAAGGCCGTCGCCGCCGAGGCCACGTTCGACGCGTTCGCCAAGGACTGCGCCGTCCGCGGCTGCGCACTCGGCGCCAACGCCAAGCAGGAGTTCACCGCCCTGCTCGACCAGCTGCGCGGCAGCAACCAACGCGTCCTCGGCATCCGCGTCACCCCCGGCACCGCCTCCCAGGCCGTACTCCTCGGCCTCGCCGACCGCGCCCGCTGGCCCCAACTGGCCGACGCCATCGTCGCCGCCAAGGCGGGCGACGCCACCGCGCTGATCTCGCTCGTCGAACCCCTGGTCGCCGACGTCAACGAGAACCCACCCCGCCTCGACGCCGCCCTCGTCACCGGCTGCAACGACACGTCAACCCGCATCCCCCCGGACCGCGTGACCGTGCTGACCACCGACTGGCGCGAAAAACACCCCCTCTTCGGCGCCCTCTACGCCCAACGCCTGCTCCTGTGCGCCTCGTTCCCCGTGCCCTCACCGCTCAAGGTCCCCACCCTGAACGGCGCACCACCGATCCTCGTCATCAGCACCGCCACCGACCCCGTGACACCACAACAGGGAACGGAACGCGCCGCGGGCCAACTACCGGCCGGTGTCGTCGTCGGATGGCAAGGCGGAGGCCACGGCGCGCTCGGCCTGTCGCAATGCGCCACGACCGCCGCGAAGGACTTCCTCATCGACGCCAAGGTCCCCGCCAACGGCACCGTCTGCCCACCGTGA
- a CDS encoding EamA family transporter has protein sequence MAQAGPASERPVGGPGGFPAAVRVLGAVPPPALVLLGIVSVQVGAALAKQLFALAGASGTVALRLGFAAVVLVLVWRPSVRIGGRMLLTVIGYGVVLGSMNLLFYQAIERIPLGAAVTIEFLGPLAVAVIGSRRWVDGLWALLAAGGVVLLTRSDGGLVWTGVLFALLAGVCWGSYILVAASLGSQSADGRGLALAMVFAALVVLPFGVDDLSAALLDPLVLLAGLGVALLSTVVPHSLELEALRRIPPRVFGILMSLEPAMAALVGLVVLGEALKPPQWVAVCLVVLASAGATRTARPV, from the coding sequence ATGGCACAGGCGGGACCGGCGTCGGAGCGGCCGGTCGGGGGACCAGGGGGCTTTCCCGCCGCGGTCCGGGTGCTCGGGGCGGTGCCGCCGCCCGCGCTGGTGCTGCTGGGGATCGTCAGCGTCCAGGTCGGCGCGGCGCTGGCGAAGCAGCTGTTCGCGCTCGCGGGCGCGTCCGGCACGGTGGCGCTTCGGCTCGGGTTCGCGGCCGTCGTGCTGGTGCTCGTCTGGCGGCCGTCGGTGCGGATCGGCGGGCGGATGCTGCTCACCGTGATCGGCTACGGCGTGGTGCTCGGGTCGATGAACCTGCTCTTCTACCAGGCGATCGAGCGGATTCCGCTGGGCGCGGCGGTGACCATCGAGTTCCTCGGCCCGCTGGCGGTCGCGGTGATCGGGTCGCGGCGGTGGGTCGACGGCCTGTGGGCGCTGCTGGCCGCGGGCGGTGTGGTGCTGCTGACCCGCTCCGACGGCGGGCTGGTGTGGACCGGGGTGCTGTTCGCGCTGCTCGCGGGCGTCTGCTGGGGGAGCTACATCCTGGTCGCGGCCTCGTTGGGCAGCCAGTCCGCCGACGGGCGGGGGCTCGCGCTCGCGATGGTGTTCGCCGCGCTGGTGGTGCTCCCGTTCGGCGTCGACGACCTCAGCGCGGCCCTGCTCGACCCGCTGGTGCTGCTCGCGGGCCTCGGCGTGGCGCTGCTGTCGACGGTGGTGCCGCACTCGCTGGAGCTGGAGGCGCTGCGCCGCATCCCGCCGCGGGTGTTCGGCATCCTGATGAGCCTGGAACCGGCGATGGCCGCGCTCGTCGGCCTGGTCGTGCTCGGCGAGGCCCTGAAGCCGCCGCAATGGGTCGCGGTGTGCCTCGTGGTGCTCGCCTCCGCGGGCGCGACCCGGACCGCTAGGCCGGTTTGA